One stretch of Pyrenophora tritici-repentis strain M4 chromosome 4, whole genome shotgun sequence DNA includes these proteins:
- a CDS encoding HD superfamily hydrolase: MPSNDLDQLPVPRLPIREEDKRLFASINGFVHQYMSNYDNSHDYQHILRVLSNTNRIHQAELKADPSASYDTTAMFLAAALHDVGDHKYAKPGEDVEHQIANTLLHHGASKELALKVQTIVKHVSYSHEASNPQGVALCLEQHPELAIVQDADRLDAIGAVGIARTFSFGAAKMPDLPMGRTIDHFEEKLYRLAGIMKTASGREMARQRHEILMEFVGRYHDEAELSFELQ; the protein is encoded by the coding sequence ATGCCGAGCAACGACTTGGACCAGCTGCCCGTTCCTCGACTACCCATCAGAGAAGAGGACAAACGACTCTTTGCATCAATCAATGGCTTTGTCCACCAGTACATGTCCAACTACGACAACTCACACGATTACCAACACATCCTACGCGTCCTCTCCAACACCAACCGAATCCACCAGGCAGAACTCAAGGCCGATCCTTCAGCCAGCTACGACACCACCGCCATGTTCCTCGCTGCAGCTCTGCACGACGTAGGCGATCACAAATACGCAAAACCAGGCGAAGACGTCGAGCACCAAATCGCCAACACCCTCCTCCATCATGGCGCATCCAAAGAGCTAGCCCTAAAAGTTCAAACCATTGTCAAACACGTATCATACAGCCACGAAGCCAGCAACCCACAAGGTGTTGCCCTGTGCCTTGAGCAACATCCTGAACTAGCCATTGTCCAAGACGCGGATCGGTTGGATGCTATTGGCGCAGTGGGAATAGCACGCACCTTTTCTTTTGGAGCAGCAAAGATGCCGGACCTACCCATGGGAAGGACTATTGATCATTTCGAGGAAAAATTGTATAGGCTAGCGGGCATAATGAAGACGGCGTCTGGGAGGGAGATGGCAAGGCAAAGACATGAAATTCTCATGGAGTTTGTGGGTAGGTATCATGATGAGGCAGAGTTGAGCTTTGAGTTACAATGA
- a CDS encoding metal-dependent protease PAD1/JAB1 superfamily — protein MPATTAETLSLVTRNVSVAPLVLLSAADHYGRQAKGTKRRVVGVLLGQNDGKNVRVSNSFAVPFEEDEKDPSVWFLDHNYVESMNDMFKKVNAREKLIGWYHTGPKLRASDLEVNELFKRYTPNPLLVIIDVQPKEVGVPTDAYFAVEEIKDDGTTTSKTFVHTPSIIEAEEAEEIGVEHLLRDIRDVAVGTLSTRITSQLQSLQGLHLRLRDIGQYLQKVLDEDLPVNHAILGNLQDVFNLLPNLSTPKAAPVGGATNGVGASAGQAGAVDNGELARAMSIKTNDQLMAIYLSSLIRAITAFHDLIENKIQNKQQAEDKEAKKEEAKEGDKEKKDEKTNGEVKEGEKGKEKAKEEPKKKG, from the exons ATGCCCGCCACCACAGCAGAGACGCTGTCGCTCGTGACCCGCAATGTCTCGGTCGCGCCGCTCGTACTCCTCTCGGCAGCAGATCACTATGGCCGACAAGCCAAGGGCACCAAGAGGAGAGTAGTTGGTGTACTACTTGGACAGAACGACGGCAAGAACGTACGCGTGTCCAACAGCTTCGCGG TACCATTCGAAGAAGATGAAAAAGACCCCTCGGTATGGTTTCTGGACCACAACTACGTCGAATCGATGAACGACATGTTCAAGAAGGTCAACGCGCGGGAGAAGCTCATCGGTTGGTATCACACAGGCCCCAAACTACGGGCGTCCGACTTGGAAGTCAACGAGCTATTCAAGCGGTACACACCTAACCCACTGCTCGTCATTATTGACGTTCAGCCAAAGGAAGTCGGCGTACCAACAGATGCGTACTTTGCGGTAGAAGAGATCAAGGAT GACGGCACAACCACCTCCAAGACTTTCGTACACACACCCTCAATAATCGAGGCTGAAGAGGCCGAGGAGATTGGTGTAGAGCACCTCCTGCGTGATATCCGTGATGTCGCTGTTGGCACTCTCTCTACACGCATAACCTCGCAACTACAGTCACTCCAAGGCCTACATCTACGGTTACGAGACATTGGACAATACCTCCAAAAGGTCCTTGACGAAGACCTACCCGTCAACCACGCCATTCTCGGAAACCTCCAGGACGTCTTCAACCTCCTACCCAACCTCTCCACACCCAAGGCCGCACCAGTCGGCGGCGCAACCAACGGCGTCGGTGCCTCGGCAGGCCAGGCAGGCGCTGTTGACAATGGCGAGCTTGCGCGTGCCATGAGCATCAAGACGAATGACCAGCTCATGGCCATCTACCTCTCGAGTTTGATTCGCGCCATCACCGCTTTCCACGACCTAATTGAGAACAAGATTCAGAACAAGCAGCAAGCGGAGGACAAGGAGGCCAAGAAAGAAGAGGCCAAGGAGGGTgacaaggagaagaaggatgAAAAGACCAATGGTGAGGTCAAGGAGGGAGAAAAGGGCAAAGAAAAGGCCAAGGAGGAGCCCAAGAAGAAGGGCTGA
- a CDS encoding peroxisomal membrane protein pex16 codes for MYKQATQKTGEVFSMPPKWLGMYSDFITKNSSAVTQIESALRSLTYIIPGRFRESEIASESLHSGVQVLSLYHDSLLSKAMAQMPGARRQPLTPHHRYTKFWTQSSPTYKRIAIVLQMIQYTELLWEMAAKRKGEKVRWRVVVLLEVVKAVCRLLLLRLTNSRPLLSPPLPQREIDPSSLEESSASADGMDTPPSERSVEAENWTMPRTGLSMPSLPDSSDISSYLLSKVLTADDIKPPKALLHRVSGKGEIAETLYILRPVVYALAMQHFSGDRKSWRPWLVGFSMEYGARQLAKKDFQERLAGGLRGLTGLEKEELRKRGWSLGWWVMRGAFYENITKAWIHSITGKLKGKLLLDMVGGVIEDYEYLWDQYYFPTATL; via the exons ATGTACAAGCAAGCGACGCAGAAGACGGGCGAGGTGTTCTCGATGCCCCCGAAGTGGCTGGGCATGTACTCAGACTTCATCACGAAGAACAGCAGCGCGGTGACGCAGATTGAGTCAGCGCTGCGATCGCTAACCTACATCATCCCTG GACGCTTCCGGGAATCCGAGATCGCATCCGAGTCCT TACACAGCGGCGTCCAGGTTCTCTCCCTCTACCATGACTCTCTCCTTTCCAAGGCTATGGCGCAAATGCCGGGGGCGCGACGACAACCCCTCACCCCGCATCACCGATATACAAAGTTCTGGACCCAAAGCTCTCCGACGTACAAGCGGATCGCCATCGTACTCCAGATGATTCAGTATACCGAGCTGCTGTGGGAGATGGCGGCCAAGAGAAAGGGCGAGAAGGTCCGGTGGCGCGTGGTAGTGTTGCTGGAGGTGGTAAAGGCAGTATGCCGACTGTTGCTGCTACGCTTGACAAACTCGAGACCACTTCTCTCTCCGCCGCTCCCCCAAAGAGAAATCGACCCTAGCTCGCTGGAGGAATCGTCAGCATCGGCCGACGGGATGGATACACCACCCAGTGAGCGATCAGTCGAGGCAGAGAACTGGACAATGCCCAGGACAGGCCTCTCCATGCCGAGCCTACCAGACTCTTCGGATATTTCTAGCTACCTCCTTTCCAAGGTTCTCACGGCGGACGATATCAAGCCACCCAAGGCCCTGCTACACCGAGTGAGTGGAAAGGGTGAGATTGCGGAGACATTGTACATTCTGCGACCGGTCGTATACGCTCTGGCTATGCAACACTTTAGCGGCGACAGGAAGAGCTGGCGGCCATGGCTTGTCGGTTTCAGCATGGAATATGGGGCAAGGCAACTGGCAAAGAAGGACTTCCAAGAGCGACTAGCCGGAGGACTGCGAGGCTTGACAGGACTAGAGAAGGAGGAGCTGCGGAAGCGGGGCTGGTCCCTAGGCTGGTGGGTCATGCGCGGCGCTTTCTACGAGAACATCACCAA GGCTTGGATACACTCGATAACCGGAAAGCTAAAGGGCAAGCTCCTTCTCGACATGGTCGGTGGTGTCATTGAAGACTACGAGTACCTCTGGGACCAGTACTACTTCCCGACCGCCACTTTATAA
- a CDS encoding Zn-clus domain containing protein, with product MRPLRPLLPSATRPRNEPLPLLPRERVASACDQCRARKIKCNGKRPVCLECVRRSTSCHYAARSTETQGQALKRKYDALQSENEAYAELFSLIRTRPDNESFEILRRIKLGTDVRDILKHIKEADLLIQLNLRPQNRFRYTLPFMSTMSARISHPENLYYAPSPSESPPEPVNIPSIDSLLDR from the coding sequence ATGCGTCCCCTCAGACCCCTTCTTCCTTCTGCTACACGGCCACGCAACGAGCCCCTTCCTCTATTACCCCGCGAGCGCGTCGCATCTGCATGCGATCAGTGTCGAGCCCGAAAAATCAAATGTAACGGCAAGAGGCCTGTGTGTCTTGAATGCGTCAGGCGCTCAACATCCTGCCACTATGCCGCTCGATCGACCGAGACACAGGGACAAGCCCTGAAGCGAAAGTACGATGCGCTACAGTCTGAGAACGAGGCATATGCCGAGTTGTTCAGCCTGATCCGTACCAGGCCAGATAACGAATCCTTTGAGATTCTCCGTCGTATCAAACTGGGTACTGACGTCCGCGATATCCTCAAGCATATCAAGGAAGCGGATCTGCTTATTCAACTCAACCTGAGACCGCAGAACAGGTTCAGATACACACTTCCCTTCATGTCTACCATGTCTGCGCGTATCTCTCATCCGGAGAACTTGTACTACGCTCCATCTCCATCCGAGTCGCCGCCTGAGCCAGTCAATATCCCTTCAATCGATTCGCTTCTGGATCGTTGA
- a CDS encoding GlcD, FAD/FMN-containing dehydrogenase has protein sequence MKFLVSFVAGLLSVGSVTASPSRASLNKRAVSTDGSCGGSQGLTCKGSSFGDCCSQYGYCGSATAYCGTGCQTGFGTCANSPKPSTSKPSSIVPSATPSAAPTPVSGDALQCLNAKDVPYKMTSDAAYTDLAKPYNLRLPYKPAVIVLPITNQHVQDAVVCAGQAGLKVQAKSGGHSYASYSSGGKDGSMQINLQSFQTVELDKSTGIAAVGGGVRLGNLADGIYTQGKAAVAQGTCPGVGAGGHFLHGGYGHASRNWGLAMDQIVGADVVLANGTLIKTAQTTNPEIWYAIRGAADSFGIVTKLYIQTHAAPASMTYFSFVFSGIQNSKTTWTNTFLHIQEFAKNATVIDNRISFGIYLDNGGSYSLSGAFFGSVDEFNSKIKPELLRTLPSATATVKSMGWYDYTVLVSGKTTIKEPLTGYDEHEDFFAKSVTVPESTGLTATTLNALYDYLKTSGSVQWYIIINLYGGPGSAINAKDLDFAAYNDRESLWVLQNYGYGAQSIDFVNGINKAIIDAQPQTMFGAYLNYVDPSYDAATAHKLYYGDYVYGKLASLKKRVDPKSVFWNPQAVGA, from the exons ATGAAGTTCCTAGTTTCCTTCGTCGCCGGGCTGCTGTCCGTCGGCTCCGTCACAGCGTCACCTTCCAGGGCATCTCTGAACAAGAGAGCAGTCTCAACCGATGGCTCATGTGGCGGATCTCAGGGCCTCACCTGCAAAGGATCATCATTCGGAGATTGTTGCTCACAATATGGCTATTGTGGATCCGCGACAGCATAC TGTGGAACTGGATGTCAGACAGGCTTCGGTACCTGTGCCAATAGCCCTAAGCCAAGCACTAGCAAACCATCTTCTATAGTCCCCTCTGCTACACCATCTGCGGCGCCTACACCGGTATCTGGGGATGCTCTGCAGTGTCTGAACGCCAAAGATGTTCCCTATAAGATGACGTCAGATGCCGCTTATACCGATCTTGCAAAGCCTTACAACCTACGTCTACCTTACAAGCCGGCTGTAATTGTGCTACCAATCACAAACCAGCATGTTCAAGATGCGGTGGTCTGTGCCGGTCAGGCCGGACTCAAGGTCCAGGCAAAGTCAGGAGGTCACTCATATGCCAGTTACAGTTCTGGCGGCAAAGACGGTTCTATGCAAATCAACTTGCAGTCCTTTCAAACTGTTGAGCTTGACAAGAGCACTGGTATCGCTGCAGTCGGTGGAGGTGTTCGTTTGGGCAATCTTGCTGATGGCATCTACACCCAAGGCAAGGCTGCTGTTGCTCAAGGAACCTGTCCAGGTGTCGGAGCCGGTGGACATTTCTTGCATGGTGGCTATGGGCATGCATCGCGTAATTGGGGCCTTGCTATGGACCAGATTGTTGGGGCTGACGTTGTGTTGGCAAACGGAACTCTCATCAAAACCGCACAGACCACCAACCCCGAAATCTGGTACGCTATTAGGGGCGCTGCTGATTCCTTTGGCATCGTAACCAAGCTGTACATCCAAACACATGCAGCTCCGGCCAGTATGACGTATTTCTCATTTGTTTTCAGCGGGATCCAAAACTCAAAGACCACATGGACAAACACCTTCCTGCACATCCAGGAATTCGCAAAGAACGCCACAGTAATCGATAACCGCATCTCCTTTGGCATCTACCTCGACAACGGCGGCTCATACAGTCTCTCCGGCGCCTTCTTCGGCTCCGTCGACGAATTCAACTCAAAAATCAAGCCCGAGCTCCTCCGCACCCTACCCAGTGCCACCGCAACCGTAAAGTCCATGGGCTGGTACGATTACACTGTCCTAGTATCTGGCAAAACCACCATCAAAGAACCCCTCACCGGCTACGACGAACACGAAGACTTCTTCGCTAAATCAGTCACCGTACCAGAATCCACCGGCCTCACAGCAACAACCCTCAACGCCCTCTACGACTACCTCAAGACCTCTGGCTCCGTCCAGTGGTACATCATCATCAACCTGTACGGCGGTCCCGGCTCCGCCATCAACGCCAAGGACCTCGATTTCGCCGCCTACAACGACCGCGAGAGTCTGTGGGTGCTGCAAAACTACGGCTATGGCGCCCAGTCGATTGACTTTGTCAATGGTATCAATAAGGCGATTATCGATGCCCAGCCGCAGACTATGTTTGGCGCGTATTTGAATTATGTGGATCCTAGTTATGATGCTGCGACTGCACACAAATTGTACTATGGCGACTATGTGTATGGGAAGCTGGCGAGCCTGAAGAAGAGGGTGGATCCTAAGAGTGTGTTTTGGAATCCGCAGGCTGTTGGTGCGTAG
- a CDS encoding SWIRM domain-containing protein FUN19 yields MANSPYKTPPSNRLAVSSLLSPPEMKRSESFGSSIATTFSASSFSSFNSAPLKPSMDTAMLQAQAPAHRIAYASPPISPYDTQSQKENMESAEEHCTRDPQLFGFRDAPAPIAQVPLFPQESADSASQDAITVHMNSQDYARLQSKPSRADYELAVSFRSNVFALATKDPRGWWAQERKYDNYYGKPTGVQKPSALKKLAPAPSSRVRQPKVAVPRLPARAPRAPPKVKRTPPTQVYDSFETTPKSTSPKPARPATNRDDSDYNALPDYSPPLETLPKGNAKILKAEWKGQALSLADDPDRDLLHEAELNLAGTLRLNCATYLASKRRIFQARIEALRIGKEFRKTDAQQACKIDVNKASKLWQSYDRVGWFNPDYFRQYL; encoded by the coding sequence ATGGCAAACTCGCCCTATAAGACACCCCCGAGCAATCGCCTCGCCGTCTCTTCGCTCCTCTCCCCCCCAGAAATGAAGCGATCCGAGTCATTTGGCTCTTCAATTGCAACCACGTTCTCTGCCTCTTCCTTCTCCTCGTTCAATTCGGCTCCATTGAAGCCTTCCATGGACACGGCCATGCTGCAAGCACAGGCACCAGCACACCGCATCGCCTACGCGTCCCCACCAATCTCGCCCTACGACACACAGTCACAAAAGGAGAACATGGAGTCTGCAGAAGAGCACTGCACACGCGACCCTCAGCTATTCGGCTTTCGCGACGCTCCCGCTCCCATTGCACAGGTGCCATTGTTCCCTCAGGAGTCGGCTGACTCTGCCTCGCAAGATGCAATTACCGTGCACATGAACTCGCAAGACTATGCTCGACTACAGAGCAAGCCAAGCCGCGCAGACTACGAGCTGGCCGTCTCCTTCCGCTCCAATGTCTTCGCCCTAGCCACCAAGGATCCACGAGGCTGGTGGGCGCAAGAGCGCAAGTACGACAATTACTACGGCAAACCCACGGGCGTACAGAAGCCATCCGCCCTCAAGAAGCTCGCTCCCGCACCATCCTCCCGAGTCCGCCAACCCAAGGTCGCCGTTCCACGGTTGCCTGCTCGCGCACCTCGCGCACCACCAAAGGTTAAGCGTACGCCTCCCACACAGGTCTATGACTCATTCGAAACCACGCCCAAGTCGACCTCTCCCAAGCCTGCGCGGCCAGCCACTAACCGCGACGACTCGGACTACAATGCGCTTCCGGATTATTCGCCACCCCTGGAGACGCTGCCCAAGGGCAACGCCAAAATCCTCAAGGCTGAATGGAAGGGCCAGGCGCTCTCGCTCGCCGACGACCCCGATCGCGACTTGTTGCACGAGGCTGAGCTGAACCTCGCCGGCACACTCCGCCTCAACTGCGCCACTTACCTCGCCAGCAAACGCCGCATTTTCCAGGCGCGCATCGAGGCTTTGAGAATCGGCAAGGAGTTCCGCAAGACGGATGCCCAACAGGCATGCAAGATTGACGTCAACAAGGCCAGCAAACTCTGGCAATCGTACGACCGCGTCGGCTGGTTCAACCCCGACTACTTCCGCCAGTACCTTTGA